A stretch of bacterium DNA encodes these proteins:
- a CDS encoding MFS transporter, translated as MKTNDNGQENGFRWGTIFRSLGYRNYRLFFTGQSVSLIGTWMQRVAIPWLVYSMSGSPVLLGVVSFAGQVPTFLLAPVAGVLVDRWDRYRVLIATQVLAMLQAAALACLYYLGTIQVWEIVSLAAVLGVINAFDMPARQALVVDLVEKRQNLGNAIALNSSMVNSARLLGPSLAGALIASVGEGVCFVVNAISFLCVIVSLLLMKLPRTRAASRERSLLKGLRGGLAYAFGFPPVRAIILLLGVISLTGMPYMVLMPVFAKSVLGGGPYTFGLLMAASGVGALTGALWLASRKSVLGLGRLIPRAAGLFGSSLVAFSFSRSFPLSLGLIFLAGLGMMVQMASGNTIIQTLVDDDKRGRVMSLYMMAFVGTAPFGSLAAGALADAVGAPATLALGGSACVLGALVFLRRLPALRRHVRPVYVRLGIIPEVASGIQASSECMIPPER; from the coding sequence TTGAAGACGAACGACAACGGTCAAGAAAACGGCTTCCGGTGGGGGACGATATTCCGTTCGCTCGGCTATCGGAACTACCGGCTCTTTTTCACGGGGCAGAGCGTCTCGCTGATCGGGACCTGGATGCAGCGGGTCGCCATCCCCTGGCTGGTGTACAGCATGAGCGGATCCCCGGTCCTTCTGGGGGTGGTGAGCTTCGCCGGCCAGGTGCCGACTTTTCTGCTGGCCCCCGTCGCCGGGGTCCTGGTCGACCGCTGGGACCGCTACCGGGTCCTGATCGCGACCCAGGTCCTGGCCATGCTGCAGGCGGCGGCGTTGGCCTGCCTTTATTATCTGGGGACGATCCAGGTCTGGGAGATCGTTTCCCTGGCCGCGGTGCTGGGGGTCATCAACGCCTTCGATATGCCGGCGCGGCAGGCCCTGGTCGTCGATCTGGTCGAAAAGAGGCAGAACCTGGGCAACGCCATCGCCCTCAACTCCTCGATGGTGAACAGCGCCCGTCTGCTCGGGCCTTCCCTGGCGGGGGCCCTGATCGCTTCCGTCGGCGAAGGCGTCTGTTTCGTCGTCAACGCGATCAGCTTCCTGTGCGTGATCGTTTCCCTGCTGCTGATGAAACTGCCCCGGACCCGCGCCGCTTCCCGGGAACGCTCGCTCCTGAAGGGGTTGCGCGGGGGGCTCGCCTACGCGTTCGGCTTCCCGCCGGTGCGGGCGATCATCCTGCTGCTGGGGGTGATCAGTCTGACCGGCATGCCCTATATGGTTCTGATGCCGGTCTTCGCCAAATCCGTGCTGGGGGGAGGACCCTATACCTTCGGGCTCCTGATGGCGGCCTCGGGAGTCGGGGCTTTGACCGGCGCGCTCTGGCTGGCTTCGCGTAAAAGCGTCCTGGGGCTGGGGCGCCTGATCCCGCGGGCGGCCGGCCTTTTCGGTTCCAGCCTCGTCGCGTTTTCCTTTTCCCGTTCCTTTCCGTTATCGCTGGGACTGATCTTCCTGGCCGGCCTGGGGATGATGGTGCAGATGGCGTCGGGAAACACCATCATCCAGACCCTGGTCGACGACGATAAGCGGGGACGGGTGATGAGCCTGTACATGATGGCCTTCGTCGGCACCGCCCCCTTCGGGAGCCTGGCCGCGGGGGCGCTCGCCGACGCGGTGGGCGCCCCGGCCACGCTGGCCCTGGGCGGGTCGGCCTGCGTGCTCGGCGCCCTGGTTTTCCTCCGCCGCCTCCCGGCCCTGAGGCGCCATGTCCGCCCGGTCTACGTCCGCCTCGGCATCATCCCGGAAGTGGCCTCGGGGATCCAGGCTTCGAGCGAATGCATGATCCCCCCCGAGCGCTAG